The Amycolatopsis mongoliensis genome includes a window with the following:
- a CDS encoding WXG100 family type VII secretion target has translation MTNTAHTNFAAYSHQQLYAMLQAGDPNSARHAADKWKSAALHLHEQAHNLNSELTEFKDQWTGGAADQYQHMIVDLANGISKVAQTAEAMNVMLDDAADALVKAKKEMPPPVSVPDVSPADVALAVNPPLLPPDSSPAVIQAAAQQRQQAIANVEAQQSAADAAGSAHGRAIAVMTELAGEYSTAEESIPASPNAVQTPTTPPAGGGAGSVGSPGLVGNGVTDPGVVVTPIDGHPLPSTNMPQGPGTVPTSNPLFGDMFTAGLAAASAAAFGRFGSIMPKVPSWATGKDPKDGKEEAPGTKLGGGGAGVEGGAGGGIPIGGGDAPSLGGAGGIPGGAGIGGGADGPAAHSGLAGDGGAGNALSGLAGGAAGAAGAAAAKGAMPMMPMMPMGMGGGGDMGSGRRIPAWLVETENVWGQSAPVAPPVIGEEPEAY, from the coding sequence ATGACGAACACCGCGCACACGAACTTCGCCGCGTACAGCCACCAGCAGCTGTACGCGATGCTTCAGGCCGGCGACCCGAACAGCGCGCGGCACGCCGCCGACAAGTGGAAGTCCGCCGCGCTGCACCTGCACGAGCAGGCCCACAACCTCAACTCGGAGCTCACCGAGTTCAAGGACCAGTGGACCGGCGGCGCCGCCGACCAGTACCAGCACATGATCGTCGACCTCGCGAACGGCATCTCCAAGGTGGCGCAGACCGCCGAGGCGATGAACGTGATGCTCGACGACGCCGCCGACGCGCTGGTGAAGGCCAAGAAGGAGATGCCGCCGCCGGTCTCGGTGCCGGACGTCTCCCCCGCCGACGTCGCGCTCGCGGTGAACCCGCCGCTGCTGCCGCCGGACTCCTCGCCCGCCGTCATCCAGGCCGCGGCGCAGCAGCGCCAGCAGGCCATCGCGAACGTCGAGGCCCAGCAGTCCGCGGCCGACGCGGCCGGGTCGGCGCACGGCAGGGCGATCGCCGTGATGACCGAGCTGGCCGGCGAGTACAGCACCGCCGAGGAGTCGATCCCGGCGTCGCCGAACGCCGTGCAGACGCCCACCACCCCGCCGGCCGGCGGCGGTGCCGGGAGCGTGGGTTCGCCCGGGCTCGTCGGCAACGGCGTCACCGATCCCGGCGTCGTCGTCACCCCGATCGACGGGCACCCGCTGCCCTCCACGAACATGCCCCAGGGCCCGGGCACCGTGCCGACGTCGAACCCGCTGTTCGGCGACATGTTCACCGCCGGGCTCGCCGCGGCTTCGGCCGCCGCGTTCGGCCGGTTCGGGTCGATCATGCCGAAGGTGCCGTCGTGGGCCACCGGCAAGGACCCCAAGGACGGCAAGGAAGAAGCGCCCGGCACGAAGCTCGGCGGCGGCGGTGCCGGCGTCGAGGGCGGTGCCGGTGGCGGCATCCCGATCGGCGGGGGTGACGCGCCTTCCCTGGGCGGTGCCGGCGGTATCCCCGGCGGGGCCGGGATCGGCGGGGGCGCCGACGGCCCGGCGGCGCACTCGGGCCTGGCCGGCGACGGCGGCGCGGGCAACGCCCTGAGCGGGCTCGCCGGCGGCGCGGCCGGAGCCGCGGGCGCGGCGGCGGCCAAGGGCGCGATGCCGATGATGCCCATGATGCCGATGGGCATGGGCGGGGGCGGCGACATGGGGTCCGGGCGCCGGATCCCGGCGTGGCTGGTGGAGACGGAGAACGTCTGGGGTCAGTCGGCCCCGGTCGCTCCCCCGGTGATCGGCGAAGAGCCGGAAGCGTACTGA
- a CDS encoding L-aspartate oxidase produces MTTPVNVPRAKTPVWEARADLVVIGSGVAGLTAALRAQALGLHVLVITKAAVEDGNTRWAQGGVAVVLEDEHDLDDSVAKHAEDTFTAGAGLVDEAAARSILDGGPAAVARLRADGAKFDASASGDGLLARAREGGHSAFRVIHAGGDATGAEVERALVAQAGQARVPVLEHHIAVDALRTPGGRVAGVTVLDRNGVPGVVRAPAVLLASGGIGQLYQATSNPEIATGDGLALALRAGATVADIEFVQFHPTVLYTPGARGRCPLVTEAVRGEGATLVDGAGQSVMRGVHPLGDLAPRDVVSAAITRRMLTAPGGVDDHVFLDATGIAGFAQRFPTVFGACTVLGLDPAKDPIPVTPAAHFSCGGVVTTVDGRSSVPGLYAAGEVARTGLHGANRLASNSLLEGLVVGQRVAEAVATDLAAGLLADPSRGRLASWAVAPAADRDALQRVMSRYAAIGRDADGLAAAGSVLDLSTQDTPLWTHAAVEDAALTLAAQALLAAAVRRTESRGCHVRTDFPSLDDSWRRSQLIRLSPSGQPVLADPIPLEGVA; encoded by the coding sequence ATGACCACGCCGGTTAATGTCCCACGGGCGAAAACCCCGGTTTGGGAAGCTCGTGCGGACCTGGTCGTGATCGGCAGCGGCGTCGCGGGGCTGACCGCGGCACTGCGCGCGCAGGCCCTCGGGCTGCACGTCCTGGTGATCACCAAGGCGGCGGTCGAGGACGGCAACACGCGCTGGGCCCAGGGCGGCGTCGCCGTGGTCCTGGAAGACGAGCACGACCTCGACGATTCGGTCGCCAAGCACGCGGAGGACACCTTCACGGCGGGTGCCGGGCTGGTCGACGAGGCCGCCGCCCGCTCGATCCTCGACGGCGGCCCGGCCGCGGTCGCCCGCCTGCGGGCGGACGGCGCGAAGTTCGACGCCTCCGCGTCCGGGGACGGCCTGCTGGCCCGGGCCCGCGAGGGCGGGCACAGCGCGTTCCGGGTGATCCACGCGGGCGGCGACGCCACCGGCGCCGAGGTCGAACGCGCCCTGGTCGCGCAGGCCGGGCAGGCGCGGGTGCCGGTGCTCGAACACCACATCGCCGTCGACGCGCTGCGCACCCCGGGCGGCCGGGTCGCGGGTGTCACCGTGCTGGATCGCAACGGCGTGCCCGGGGTCGTCCGGGCGCCGGCCGTGCTGCTGGCCAGCGGCGGGATCGGGCAGCTCTACCAGGCGACGTCGAACCCGGAGATCGCCACCGGCGACGGGCTCGCGCTCGCGCTGCGGGCCGGGGCGACCGTGGCGGACATCGAGTTCGTCCAGTTCCACCCGACAGTGCTCTACACGCCGGGCGCGCGCGGCCGCTGCCCGCTGGTCACCGAGGCGGTGCGCGGCGAAGGGGCGACTCTGGTCGACGGCGCCGGCCAGTCCGTGATGCGCGGCGTGCACCCGCTCGGCGACCTCGCCCCGCGCGACGTCGTCTCGGCGGCGATCACCCGGCGGATGCTCACCGCGCCGGGCGGCGTCGACGACCACGTGTTCCTCGACGCCACCGGGATCGCCGGCTTCGCGCAGCGGTTCCCGACCGTGTTCGGGGCCTGCACGGTGCTGGGGTTGGACCCCGCGAAGGATCCGATCCCGGTGACGCCCGCGGCGCACTTCTCGTGCGGTGGCGTGGTGACCACTGTGGACGGACGCTCGTCGGTGCCCGGCCTGTACGCCGCCGGCGAGGTCGCCCGGACCGGTCTGCACGGCGCGAACCGGTTGGCGTCCAACAGCTTGCTCGAAGGGCTGGTCGTCGGGCAGCGTGTCGCGGAGGCCGTCGCGACGGACCTGGCCGCGGGTCTGTTGGCGGACCCTTCGCGAGGGCGGTTGGCTTCCTGGGCTGTCGCGCCGGCCGCGGACCGGGACGCGCTGCAGCGCGTGATGAGCCGGTACGCGGCGATCGGCCGGGACGCCGACGGGCTCGCCGCGGCGGGTTCGGTGCTCGACCTGTCGACACAGGACACTCCCTTGTGGACGCACGCGGCCGTCGAAGACGCGGCGCTCACCTTGGCGGCGCAGGCGTTGCTCGCCGCGGCCGTCCGGCGCACCGAGTCGCGCGGCTGCCACGTGCGGACCGACTTCCCGTCGCTCGACGACAGCTGGCGGCGCAGCCAGCTCATCCGGCTCAGCCCGTCCGGCCAGCCGGTGCTGGCCGACCCGATCCCCCTGGAGGGCGTGGCATGA
- a CDS encoding S1 family peptidase — translation MRMSRAVAAVGAAAAALSMVSAGVADAQQDIIGGSTVSSAPWGAQIYWNNVTTYGGFECSGTIIAPQWVLTAQHCLNSPGMHVKVGNVTLQQGTNANVDQQKASPNGDIALLHLTTAVNTTYMKLGTGNPPTGSTNQIYGWGRTQGTSPPSSTLKTANVRVTGTSTDAFGGTAIASQGVDGSAWHGDSGGPQLYNGAQVGVCSTGNNSGSNPQGTQNYASIASSRSWIRTTAGV, via the coding sequence ATGCGAATGTCAAGGGCTGTTGCCGCGGTGGGTGCTGCCGCCGCGGCGCTGAGCATGGTCTCAGCGGGGGTTGCGGACGCCCAGCAGGACATCATCGGCGGGAGCACCGTCTCCTCCGCGCCGTGGGGCGCCCAGATCTACTGGAACAACGTGACGACGTACGGCGGCTTCGAGTGCTCGGGGACGATCATCGCCCCGCAGTGGGTGCTCACCGCGCAGCACTGCCTGAACTCCCCGGGCATGCACGTCAAGGTCGGCAACGTGACGCTCCAGCAGGGCACGAACGCGAACGTCGACCAGCAGAAGGCCTCGCCCAACGGCGACATCGCGCTGCTGCACCTGACGACGGCGGTGAACACGACCTACATGAAGCTCGGTACCGGGAACCCGCCGACCGGGTCGACCAACCAGATCTACGGCTGGGGCCGCACGCAGGGCACCAGCCCGCCGTCGAGCACCCTCAAGACCGCCAACGTGCGCGTCACCGGCACCAGCACGGACGCGTTCGGCGGTACGGCCATCGCCAGCCAGGGCGTCGACGGCTCGGCGTGGCACGGCGACTCGGGCGGGCCGCAGCTCTACAACGGCGCCCAGGTCGGGGTGTGCTCCACGGGCAACAACTCCGGCTCGAACCCGCAGGGCACGCAGAACTACGCGAGCATCGCGTCGAGCCGCAGCTGGATCCGCACCACGGCCGGCGTCTGA
- a CDS encoding S8 family serine peptidase, with the protein MRLPAVLAVAGVVTLGLPASAVAAPAGQCANPSGTYTGEVPWGQRLVDPARLWPLTRGEGQLVAVIGTGVDGQNTQFAPGQLEGGAGTERSDCDGRGTIAAGIVGAQPDASTTFAGVAPGAHLLPIRYTEGSGSSTAGDGAGDPGALAGAIDKAVDRHASVVLIAVPAAFDSPALSGAVARARSEGAVVVSAASATQQGARSYPTATAGVLSVGSVNPAGEPVQTEAGDYVGVAAPGAELVSTSAGAGGAVAHRWPVTDPGLAAAYVAGVAALVRAYHPDLTGDQVVTRLELTAHRPGSGGHDPRLGWGVLDAYAAVSSTLPADVAPPGAVPAPGSAPAVVPAAAPARPASDVAAGTIALAGVALAAAAGVTVAAVRRARRRNWRPSRFTP; encoded by the coding sequence GTGCGGTTGCCGGCGGTGCTCGCGGTCGCGGGCGTCGTGACGCTGGGGTTGCCCGCGTCCGCCGTTGCCGCGCCCGCGGGGCAGTGCGCGAACCCGTCCGGCACCTACACCGGTGAAGTCCCGTGGGGGCAGCGGCTCGTCGACCCCGCGCGGCTCTGGCCGCTGACCCGGGGCGAGGGCCAGCTGGTCGCCGTCATCGGCACCGGCGTCGACGGGCAGAACACGCAGTTCGCGCCCGGGCAGCTCGAAGGCGGAGCCGGCACCGAACGGTCGGACTGCGACGGCCGCGGCACGATCGCGGCCGGGATCGTCGGCGCGCAACCGGACGCGTCGACGACGTTCGCCGGCGTCGCGCCCGGCGCGCACCTGCTGCCGATCCGGTACACGGAAGGCTCGGGCTCGTCGACGGCGGGCGACGGCGCCGGCGACCCGGGCGCACTGGCCGGCGCGATCGACAAGGCGGTGGACCGGCACGCGAGCGTGGTGCTGATCGCGGTGCCCGCGGCGTTCGACAGCCCGGCGTTGTCCGGCGCGGTCGCGCGGGCGCGTTCGGAAGGCGCGGTGGTGGTCTCGGCGGCGTCGGCGACCCAGCAGGGCGCGCGGTCCTACCCGACGGCGACGGCCGGAGTGCTGTCCGTCGGGTCGGTGAACCCCGCGGGCGAGCCGGTGCAGACGGAGGCGGGCGACTACGTCGGCGTCGCCGCGCCGGGAGCGGAGCTGGTCAGCACGTCGGCGGGAGCGGGCGGCGCGGTGGCGCACCGCTGGCCGGTGACCGACCCGGGACTGGCGGCGGCGTACGTCGCCGGCGTCGCGGCGCTGGTCCGGGCGTACCACCCGGACCTGACCGGCGACCAGGTCGTCACCCGGCTCGAGCTCACGGCGCACCGCCCGGGTTCGGGCGGCCACGACCCGCGGCTGGGGTGGGGAGTGCTGGACGCGTACGCGGCGGTGTCGTCGACGTTGCCGGCCGACGTCGCGCCGCCGGGCGCGGTTCCCGCTCCGGGCTCGGCACCGGCGGTGGTCCCGGCGGCGGCTCCCGCGCGCCCGGCGTCCGACGTCGCGGCGGGCACGATCGCCCTGGCGGGCGTGGCTCTCGCGGCCGCCGCCGGAGTGACGGTGGCGGCGGTCCGCCGGGCCCGGCGCCGGAACTGGCGCCCGTCCCGCTTCACGCCGTAA
- a CDS encoding WXG100 family type VII secretion target — protein MSSPGFQADSAAMTRAVQGFEETATNAKSTMASLESELTEALRNYKGDQAVAFWDLQRRLQEKMSVAVKELDTMSQLVHTSHQNYGRGDADVHQSFQGVGNTLEGSGVIPRLNP, from the coding sequence ATGTCCAGTCCGGGATTCCAGGCAGATTCCGCTGCCATGACGCGCGCCGTCCAGGGTTTCGAGGAAACCGCGACGAACGCCAAGTCCACGATGGCCAGCTTGGAGTCCGAGCTGACCGAGGCGCTGCGCAACTACAAGGGTGACCAGGCCGTGGCGTTCTGGGACCTGCAGCGCCGGCTCCAGGAGAAGATGAGCGTCGCGGTGAAGGAGCTCGACACCATGTCGCAGCTCGTCCACACCAGCCACCAGAACTACGGCCGCGGCGACGCCGACGTCCACCAGAGCTTCCAGGGGGTCGGCAACACCCTCGAGGGCTCGGGCGTGATCCCCCGCCTCAACCCCTGA
- a CDS encoding class I adenylate-forming enzyme family protein has product MVHPQALLDELGRAPEVPAFEHGSRVTSRRELRELVGRFTAGLRAAGLGPGDGVGIATAVTPEGFAVIVAAHVLGCRVVGVRPGLPVPQLRHVVGDIGALVVDAASETPELLGTVAGLPILRVGPELLAAYEEPVPRGRPGDIATVVFTSGSTGVPKGVAYSYRALTEGRVWRAPVPGSAHERLGAGFGRFLLFGTLTSAVMLEQLGVCLLAGGTAVVPEELPDFPWVLSRLRITAALMTVPRLHQVLDVLRTEDVDLSGLRTLVVAGSPVPPHKLAEAGELIGPAMHHAYGQTETGMLTICGAGEGPGSVGKACDTVEIEVRDAAGTPLPAGAEGEIWVRTPSALAGYWRDEVTTAEVLRDGWVRTQDLGSLDAAGYLHLSGRARDVVIVNAVIHYTGPIERAIAAHPDVDQAYVVSVPDERTGEAAHAFVVPVPGREPNLDAVRKAVAAELGEAAVPARFSFVGAVPIAPSGKPDKAALRASVVD; this is encoded by the coding sequence ATGGTCCACCCGCAGGCACTGCTGGACGAGCTGGGGCGCGCCCCGGAGGTTCCCGCGTTCGAACACGGCTCGCGCGTCACGTCGCGTCGCGAGCTGCGGGAGCTGGTCGGCCGGTTCACCGCGGGCCTGCGGGCGGCCGGGCTGGGGCCGGGTGACGGCGTCGGCATCGCCACTGCCGTCACCCCGGAGGGGTTCGCCGTGATCGTCGCCGCGCACGTGCTCGGCTGCCGGGTCGTCGGGGTGCGGCCCGGCCTGCCCGTGCCGCAGCTGCGGCACGTCGTGGGCGACATCGGCGCCCTGGTCGTCGACGCCGCGTCCGAGACGCCGGAGCTGCTCGGCACGGTCGCCGGCCTGCCGATCCTGCGGGTCGGGCCCGAGCTGCTCGCGGCCTACGAGGAGCCGGTGCCGCGGGGACGGCCCGGCGACATCGCGACGGTCGTGTTCACCAGCGGCAGCACCGGCGTGCCGAAGGGCGTCGCCTACAGCTACCGCGCGCTGACCGAAGGGCGGGTGTGGCGGGCGCCGGTGCCCGGCTCGGCCCACGAGCGGCTCGGTGCCGGGTTCGGGCGGTTCCTGCTCTTCGGCACGCTCACCAGCGCGGTGATGCTGGAGCAGCTGGGGGTGTGCCTGCTCGCCGGCGGGACCGCGGTGGTCCCGGAGGAGCTGCCGGACTTCCCGTGGGTGCTGTCGCGGCTGCGGATCACCGCGGCGCTGATGACCGTGCCGCGGCTGCACCAGGTCCTGGACGTGCTGCGCACCGAGGACGTCGACCTGAGCGGCCTGCGGACGCTGGTCGTGGCGGGCTCGCCGGTGCCGCCGCACAAGCTGGCCGAGGCGGGCGAGCTGATCGGGCCCGCGATGCACCACGCGTACGGGCAGACCGAGACCGGGATGCTGACGATCTGCGGCGCCGGTGAGGGCCCCGGATCCGTCGGGAAGGCTTGCGACACCGTCGAAATCGAGGTCCGCGACGCCGCGGGCACGCCCTTGCCCGCCGGTGCGGAAGGCGAGATCTGGGTGCGGACGCCGTCGGCGCTGGCCGGGTACTGGCGCGACGAGGTCACCACCGCGGAGGTGCTGCGCGACGGCTGGGTGCGCACGCAGGACCTCGGTTCGCTGGACGCCGCGGGGTACCTGCACCTGTCCGGCCGGGCCCGGGACGTCGTGATCGTCAACGCGGTCATCCACTACACCGGGCCGATCGAGCGGGCGATCGCGGCGCACCCGGACGTGGACCAGGCGTACGTGGTTTCGGTGCCGGACGAGCGGACGGGCGAGGCGGCGCACGCCTTCGTGGTCCCGGTCCCCGGCCGGGAACCGAACCTCGACGCGGTGCGCAAGGCCGTGGCGGCGGAGCTGGGGGAGGCGGCGGTGCCGGCGCGGTTCAGCTTCGTCGGCGCGGTTCCGATCGCGCCGTCCGGGAAGCCGGACAAGGCGGCGCTGCGGGCGTCCGTCGTGGACTAG
- a CDS encoding nucleotidyltransferase domain-containing protein, translated as MDAGTVLRVLDAVRPAEVWLAGGWGIDALLGRQTREHRDLDLLHRLDQEDAVLEALAALGYHETLDLRPVRFVLSDGESELDLHPLVFADDGSAVQAAPDGTFPYPASCFVTGRVGGVEVPCVSVAQQVFFHQGYAPAAHDLADMRHLREAFGVRTHF; from the coding sequence ATGGACGCCGGCACGGTCCTGCGCGTGCTCGACGCGGTCCGCCCGGCCGAAGTGTGGCTCGCCGGCGGCTGGGGTATCGATGCCCTGCTGGGCCGGCAAACGCGCGAGCACCGCGACCTCGACCTGCTCCACCGCCTCGACCAGGAAGACGCCGTCCTCGAAGCGCTGGCAGCCCTCGGCTACCACGAGACCCTCGACCTCCGCCCGGTCCGTTTCGTGCTCTCCGACGGCGAGTCCGAGCTGGACCTGCACCCGCTCGTCTTCGCGGACGACGGTTCGGCCGTCCAAGCCGCCCCGGACGGGACTTTTCCTTATCCCGCAAGCTGTTTCGTCACCGGACGCGTCGGCGGAGTCGAGGTGCCGTGCGTTTCGGTCGCCCAGCAGGTCTTCTTCCACCAGGGGTACGCGCCCGCGGCCCACGACCTCGCGGACATGCGCCACCTCCGCGAGGCCTTCGGCGTCCGCACCCACTTCTAG
- a CDS encoding alpha/beta hydrolase — protein sequence MTAAGYRVAPARLDIVAAEFGTRADALSTAQSAVAGEKVPAAAFGHVSASAAAAKTFEKTMTELGHELGDGVSSAKKLQSGLTESAAGYRRADTQVAAMYRALLPEDPLPSAGNPAGIGGSADTGAWARAIEQNRAKVADALTAERSKLAGLTDADEIKRSQARIKLYEDILANNRQILKFDPSGNGRIAELVGHIEPGTRNVGLFVPGVNTQMSNFDAYAGLGRSLVAADPTGRTAMVVWADGVFPQNPVVQGPDASYAQTMAPDLKHFTDDLRGEIASHAGSDVTLTAIGHSYGGATVGLAETQGLDVDRVLHVESAGMGHGVWSPSDLPPSQAGVQRFSMTAPLDPIEIAQGNAWGLEWTGIGHGADPDTFPGVTELETGRDAAGDQLWGLSSHSDVLKPGSESWTNIYRVITSGPTTPNGSFDPHGILENGVEFLNDGGVLR from the coding sequence GTGACGGCTGCCGGCTATCGCGTCGCCCCGGCCCGCCTCGACATCGTGGCGGCCGAGTTCGGCACCCGCGCGGACGCGCTTTCCACCGCCCAGTCGGCGGTCGCGGGCGAGAAGGTCCCGGCCGCCGCGTTCGGCCACGTCAGCGCGTCCGCCGCCGCGGCCAAGACGTTCGAGAAGACGATGACGGAGCTGGGCCACGAGCTCGGCGACGGCGTCTCGTCCGCCAAGAAGCTCCAAAGTGGACTGACCGAGTCGGCGGCCGGGTACCGGCGGGCCGACACGCAGGTCGCCGCGATGTACCGGGCGCTCCTGCCCGAAGATCCCCTGCCGTCCGCCGGGAACCCCGCCGGCATCGGCGGTTCCGCCGACACGGGCGCGTGGGCGCGGGCGATCGAACAGAACCGCGCGAAGGTCGCCGACGCGCTGACCGCCGAGCGGTCGAAGCTCGCGGGGCTCACCGACGCCGACGAGATCAAGCGGTCGCAGGCGAGGATCAAGCTCTACGAGGACATCCTCGCGAACAACCGGCAGATCCTGAAGTTCGACCCGTCCGGCAACGGCCGGATCGCCGAGCTGGTCGGGCACATCGAGCCGGGGACGCGCAACGTCGGGCTGTTCGTCCCCGGCGTCAACACGCAGATGTCCAACTTCGACGCCTACGCCGGCCTCGGGCGCAGCCTGGTGGCCGCGGACCCGACCGGGCGCACGGCGATGGTCGTCTGGGCCGACGGCGTGTTCCCGCAGAACCCGGTGGTGCAGGGCCCGGACGCGAGCTACGCGCAGACGATGGCGCCCGACCTCAAGCACTTCACCGACGACCTGCGCGGCGAGATCGCGAGCCACGCGGGCTCCGACGTCACGCTGACGGCGATCGGGCACAGCTACGGCGGCGCGACGGTCGGGCTGGCCGAGACGCAGGGGCTCGACGTCGACCGCGTCCTGCACGTCGAGTCGGCGGGCATGGGCCACGGCGTGTGGTCGCCGTCGGACCTGCCGCCGAGCCAGGCGGGCGTCCAGCGGTTCTCGATGACGGCGCCGCTCGACCCGATCGAGATCGCCCAGGGCAACGCGTGGGGCCTGGAGTGGACCGGCATCGGGCACGGCGCGGACCCGGACACGTTCCCCGGCGTCACGGAGCTGGAGACCGGGCGGGACGCTGCCGGCGACCAGCTGTGGGGCCTGTCCTCGCACAGTGACGTGCTGAAGCCGGGTTCGGAGTCGTGGACGAACATCTACCGCGTGATCACTTCCGGGCCCACCACGCCCAACGGGAGTTTCGACCCGCATGGCATCCTCGAGAACGGCGTCGAGTTCCTCAACGACGGGGGTGTGCTGCGATGA
- the nadC gene encoding carboxylating nicotinate-nucleotide diphosphorylase, with protein MTFPISEPVRRLIAASGLDVDDVTRVVSTALGEDLRYGPDATTASTVPAEATAVAELTPRVDGVIAGLPVALAVFDMVLGDGYEVLAGREDGERLVAGEPALVLRGPVRGLLTAERTALNLLCHLSGVATATAAWVSEVDGTGCAIRDSRKTLPGLRLLQKYAVRCGGGVNHRLGLGDAVLIKDNHVVAAGSVTAALAAARAHAPELACEVEVDTLAQLEEALAASADEVLLDNFTPEQCRQAVARRDEVSPKTRLESSGGLTLDRGRAYAESGVDYLSVGGLTHSSPALDLGMDLR; from the coding sequence ATGACTTTCCCGATCTCCGAACCGGTCCGGCGCCTGATCGCGGCTTCGGGCCTCGACGTCGACGACGTCACGCGGGTGGTTTCCACGGCGCTGGGCGAGGACCTGCGGTACGGGCCGGACGCGACGACCGCGTCGACGGTTCCGGCCGAGGCGACGGCCGTCGCGGAGCTGACTCCGCGGGTCGACGGCGTCATTGCCGGGCTGCCGGTCGCGCTGGCCGTGTTCGACATGGTGCTGGGCGACGGCTACGAAGTGCTGGCCGGGCGGGAGGACGGCGAGCGGCTGGTCGCGGGGGAGCCCGCGCTGGTGCTGCGCGGTCCCGTGCGCGGGCTGCTGACGGCCGAGCGCACGGCGCTGAACCTGCTGTGCCACCTCTCCGGCGTCGCGACCGCGACCGCCGCCTGGGTGTCCGAAGTGGACGGTACCGGGTGCGCGATCCGGGACTCCCGCAAGACGTTGCCGGGGCTGCGGCTGCTGCAGAAGTACGCCGTCCGGTGCGGCGGCGGGGTGAACCACCGGCTCGGGCTGGGTGACGCGGTGCTGATCAAGGACAACCACGTCGTCGCCGCGGGTTCGGTGACCGCGGCGCTGGCCGCGGCCCGGGCGCACGCGCCGGAACTGGCCTGCGAGGTGGAGGTCGACACGCTCGCGCAGCTCGAAGAAGCGCTGGCCGCGTCCGCCGACGAGGTGCTGCTGGACAACTTCACGCCGGAGCAGTGCCGGCAGGCGGTGGCGCGCCGCGACGAGGTTTCCCCGAAGACGCGGCTGGAATCCTCTGGTGGGCTCACCCTCGACCGTGGTAGGGCCTACGCCGAGTCCGGTGTGGACTATCTGTCGGTCGGCGGGCTGACCCACTCTTCACCGGCGTTGGATCTGGGCATGGACCTTCGCTGA